The stretch of DNA AACGGAAATGTGAGCAGACGTGCCACCAGGCTGGGTGGCCCGTTCGGGTTTCGAACCCGCGTCGAATCTGGCTGACTCAGGAAAGACCAACGAATAAGATTAGGCCAGAAAGTCGCTGGTAGCTTCAGGCGACCAGCGCCGCCCGCTCAGGCGGGGCGCTGCTTGCGGCGCTCGCGGTCGGCGAGGGCGTCCTGCACGGCGTGATGGAGCTCGGCCGGCCGCACCGGCTTGAAGAGCACGGTCTCCACCCCGAGCTGGCGGCAGCGGTCCCGGTCTTCGGCCTGCAGCCCCCAGCCCGTGATGAAGACCACCGGCACGTCCGGATCGCTCGTGCGCACCCGGTCGGCCACGTCCCAGCCCGTCAGGCCCGTCATGCCCAGATTGCACAGGACGAGGTCGAAGCCGCCGGGCACGAAGACCCGCACGGCCTCGGTGCCGCTGGACACGGGCAAGACGTGATGGCCGGCTTCGTTGAGCATCTCGCCCAGGATGTGCATGACGGACAGCTCGTTGTCCACGAGCAGGATGCGGCCATGGCGCTGGGTTTCTGCTTCGCCGGGCACACTCGGCGACTCGGGCTCGAGGAGGCCGACGGGCAGCACGATGGTGAAGGCGGTGCCACGTCCCGACTCGCTCTCCACGCGCATCTCCCCGCTGTGGCGCTGGATGATCGAGTAGGACACCGAGAGCCCCAGCCCCGTCCCCACTTCGCCCTTGGTCGTGAAGAACGGATCGAAGATGCGCTTGCGCACGTGCTCGGGCATGCCCACGCCCGTGTCGGCCACGGAGAGGACGACGTGCTCGCTGCCTTCGGGGCGCGTGGAGATGCTCAGGGTGCCGCCCTCCGGCATGGCATCGATAGCGTTGAGGATCAGGTTCGTGATGACCTCGTTCAGCTCCGAGGGCCGACCCATGACGGCGGGCAGCGGGGTCAGGCGCAGGTCGAGACGAAGCGGAATGCCGCCCTTGGCCACGCGCTCTTCCCATCGGGGCCGCGTGATGGCAATGGCGTCCTGCACGACCTGGTTGAGCTCGACCGAGATGAAGGGCTCATCCGGCCGGAGCCGCGCGAACTTCTGGATCCGTCGGACCGTCTCGGCCCCGCCGGTGGCCGCCGTCTCGATCACGGCGAGGCCGCGCTTGACGACCTCCGTGTTGGACAGGTTCTTGCCCATGAGCTGGGAGTAGCCCAGGATGGCCTGCAGCAGATTGTTGAAGTCGTGGGCGATCCCGCCCGCCACCTGGCCCAGGGCGGTGAGCTTCTCGGATTGATGCATCTGCGTCTCGAGCTCGCGCTGGGAGGTCATGTCGCGCACGATAGCGAGCAGCCCGTCGATCTTGCCTTCTCGCCCCGCCACCCCGGACAGCGTCACCGCGAGGCTGAGCATCTTGCCGTCGGCCCGCTTGGCGTTGAGGTCGAAGGCGGCCACGGGCTTCTCGCCGGAGAGCGCCGCGCGGGCCGCCCGCTCATACTGGTCGGGGAAGACGCCGCGCAGTGACTTGCCAACCGCCTGGGCCGCCGTATATCCGAACATCCGTTCGGCGGCCGGGTTCCAGCCCGTGATGCTGCCGCCGCGATCGAAGGAGATGATGCCGTCCCCGGCTGACTTGACGAGCCGCTCGAGCGAGCGCTTGGTCTCGGCCACCTCGGTATAGAGCCGCGAGTTTCGAATGGCCACGGCGAGGGAATCGGCCAGCATCTCGAGCAGCTCGCGCTCGCGGGGATCGATAGGCCGGGCGCTCGATCGGTTGGCCACCATGAGGAAGGCCACGGTGATGCCGGCATCACGGATGGGGCAGACGATGGCCCCCTCCGCCTCCACGCCCTCGGGCAAGGACTCGCCCAGGTGGACGGCGGCCTCGTCGTAGCCGAGGGATTCCTTGAGCTGGGTGGTGATGCTCGCCGTGAGCTCGCCCAGGTCGAGCTGCCCCAGGATGCCCCGCGAGATCTCGCGCAGGATCGACAGCTGCGTCACGCGCAGGGACTGCTCGGCCTGCTCGCGCCGCGCCTCTTCCTCGAGCGTGCGGGTCTTGGTGGACAGCGCGCGCATCTCGTTGACGAGGGTGGAGAGCTGGTTGCTCTTGCCCAGCTCCGCCTGACGCCTGGCCAGGGCCCGTCGCACCGTCTCCTCGAGGTCGACGCGGCTGAAGGGCTTGATCAGGTATTCAAAGGCGCCGTGGGTGAGGGCGTTCTTCACCGTGTCCAGCGAGGCGTAGGCCGTGATCATGACGGCCTCGATGGTGGGATCGATGGCCTTGATCCGCCGCAGCAGCTCGATGCCGTCCATCTTGGGCATCTTGATGTCCATGAAGACGAGATCGGGGTTGAAGCCGGGCAGCGTCTTCAGCGCCGTCTCCCCGCTGTCCGCCGTGGCGATCTCGTAGCTCGGCTTGAGGATCATCCGCAGGGACTCCCGCGGACCGACCTCGTCGTCCACCACCAGGATGCGGGCGCGCTCGCTCATGCGTGGGCCGCGGGCAGCAGGGCCGCGAAGGTGACCTCGGCGCGGCCCTGCTTGACCTCGAGCCGCCCGCTCTGCGCCTCGAGGATGCGCTGGCTGACGCAGGGGCCCACGTCGATGAGGTTTTCCTGCACGACCTGGATCGGATCGAAGATGCCCTGGAGCTCGTCAGGCCGGACCTCCGCGGTGCGGGAGGCGACGGTGATCCGCAGGTACTCCTCGGCGGCGAGATGGGACACGGCCACGGCGATCTTGGCTTCCTGGCCCGGGGTCCTGCGCAGGAGATACCAGATCAGGTAGGCCACGGCCTTCTTGAGCATGGCCCGATCACCCTTGACGAGGAAGGCAGTGCCCTCGTATGAGAAGTTCACGGTCACGAGCTTCTGCGTGGTCTCGTCGGTGAAGGTGAGGAGGCGCGCGGCGGCGGGGGCGACGGGCAGCTCGGCCACGCCCATCTCGACCAGGCACTCCTCGATGGCCGTGCGCATGTCGACGATGTCGCGCTTGTAGTCGCCCTCGTTGACGAGGGCGGCCAGCTTGTCGAAGAGCTGCACCAGGCGGCGCACGTCCCGCCCTACCACCGCGGTGAAGTGCTGGCGGAAGCTCACATCGTCGTAGCGCTCGCCCAGCAGCTCCATGAAGGCATTGATCGAGACGAGGGGGTTCTTGATCTCGTCGGCAATGCGGGCCACCACCTGGGTGAGCAGCTGGAGCTGCTCGGCCGAGCGGCGCTCCTGGGCGAGCTGGCGCTGGGCCGTCAGGTCCTCGAAGACCACCACGGCGCCCATGGGGATCGGCCCCTCGCCCATGACGGGATAGGTCGACAGCTCGAGGGGCAGGTTGCGCAGGGCGAGCTGGATCTCGCTGCGGGTGACGGAGCTGCCGCGCGAGAGGGATTCGTAGAGGAGGTCGCCGAGCGGGGAGGGCAGGACGCGGAGATCGCGATTGAGCACGTCCTTGGCGGCCATGCCCAGGATCTCCTCGGCCCGCCGGTTCATCATGACCACGCGCTGCTCGGGGCCGATGGTGATCACGCCGCTCGACATGCGCTGGAGGATGCGCTCGGTGAATTCCTTCTGGTATTGCAGCTGATGATGCACGCGGATGTCGCGGATGGCCGTGGCGAGCGGGCTGGAGAGGTTGAAGAGCGTCTCGGTGTCGCGCCGGCTGTAGGCCCCGCCGGTGATCCGCTGGCCGAGCAGGAGGATGCCGACCAGCTCGCCATGGGAGGCGAGGGGAATGGCGACCACGGCCTGGAGCACGGCCATTTCGCGCGCAATCTCACGCCCGGCCGACTCCGTCGCGCGCGCCTGCGCCTCATCGATCTGGATGACGCGGCCCTCGGTCATGAGCCAGAGGGGCAGCCCGCTGTCCGCCGAGAGGGTTACGGAGTCGACCAGGTGCGGGGCGAGGCCTCGGGCGGCCCGGATCCGGTACTGTCGGTGCTCGTCCTCGGCCAGGAGGATGGCGCTCCGGCTCGGCCGGGCCAGCTCGGAGACGGCATCGAGGAAGAGCTCGAGCACCCGGGGCAGGTCGAAGCCGGCGGCGAGGGCCTTGGCGAACTCGCGCGCCACCTGCGTCAGGTCGCGCGCGGAAGCTTCGGCAGCGGCGTCCGGGTCGTCCGTCAGCGTGTCCAGGATGGCGGGCCGGCGGGCCGTGCGGAGGGCCGCCACCTCCTGCAAGAGCAGCAGCTTCTCGTCGGCCTGGCGGAGCACCCCGCGGAGGTGCGGGGTGGTGAAGGGCTGGAGCAAGGCGAAATCCGCGCCCTCCACGGCCAGCTCGTCGTCTGGGGTGAGGCCATCGGGGGGCAAGATGCACACGATCACCGCGGTCGGGCGAAGCTGTCGCGCCTTGGCGATGAAGCTCTCGAGGTCGCCGGGCGGGCTGGCCACCTGCTTCAGGATCAGGTCCACCTCGGTGAGCCGAAGGGTGCGGAGGGCGTCGTCGTCCGTGCGGGACGGGAAGATCGAGCAGTCGCGGAGCGCGCGCAGCAAGCGAGCCCTGAGCGCGTCGTCCTCCGAGACGAGCAGGACGGTTCTCACGCCGGCACTCGGGGGCGAGTGGCCATCGGCACGGGAAACTCGATGGTGAAGGTGCAACCGGGCCGCCCGGCATTGTTGCGCGCGCGCAGAATGGCCCGATGCGCGTCCGCGATGGCCCGACAGATGGCCAACCCGAGGCCCGTCCCCTTGATCTTGGTCGTCACGAACGGATTGAAGACTCGTTCAAGGAGCTCGTCGGAAATCCCGGAGCCGGTATCCGAGACCTCGACGA from Candidatus Methylomirabilota bacterium encodes:
- a CDS encoding response regulator, whose amino-acid sequence is MSERARILVVDDEVGPRESLRMILKPSYEIATADSGETALKTLPGFNPDLVFMDIKMPKMDGIELLRRIKAIDPTIEAVMITAYASLDTVKNALTHGAFEYLIKPFSRVDLEETVRRALARRQAELGKSNQLSTLVNEMRALSTKTRTLEEEARREQAEQSLRVTQLSILREISRGILGQLDLGELTASITTQLKESLGYDEAAVHLGESLPEGVEAEGAIVCPIRDAGITVAFLMVANRSSARPIDPRERELLEMLADSLAVAIRNSRLYTEVAETKRSLERLVKSAGDGIISFDRGGSITGWNPAAERMFGYTAAQAVGKSLRGVFPDQYERAARAALSGEKPVAAFDLNAKRADGKMLSLAVTLSGVAGREGKIDGLLAIVRDMTSQRELETQMHQSEKLTALGQVAGGIAHDFNNLLQAILGYSQLMGKNLSNTEVVKRGLAVIETAATGGAETVRRIQKFARLRPDEPFISVELNQVVQDAIAITRPRWEERVAKGGIPLRLDLRLTPLPAVMGRPSELNEVITNLILNAIDAMPEGGTLSISTRPEGSEHVVLSVADTGVGMPEHVRKRIFDPFFTTKGEVGTGLGLSVSYSIIQRHSGEMRVESESGRGTAFTIVLPVGLLEPESPSVPGEAETQRHGRILLVDNELSVMHILGEMLNEAGHHVLPVSSGTEAVRVFVPGGFDLVLCNLGMTGLTGWDVADRVRTSDPDVPVVFITGWGLQAEDRDRCRQLGVETVLFKPVRPAELHHAVQDALADRERRKQRPA
- a CDS encoding GAF domain-containing protein; this encodes MRTVLLVSEDDALRARLLRALRDCSIFPSRTDDDALRTLRLTEVDLILKQVASPPGDLESFIAKARQLRPTAVIVCILPPDGLTPDDELAVEGADFALLQPFTTPHLRGVLRQADEKLLLLQEVAALRTARRPAILDTLTDDPDAAAEASARDLTQVAREFAKALAAGFDLPRVLELFLDAVSELARPSRSAILLAEDEHRQYRIRAARGLAPHLVDSVTLSADSGLPLWLMTEGRVIQIDEAQARATESAGREIAREMAVLQAVVAIPLASHGELVGILLLGQRITGGAYSRRDTETLFNLSSPLATAIRDIRVHHQLQYQKEFTERILQRMSSGVITIGPEQRVVMMNRRAEEILGMAAKDVLNRDLRVLPSPLGDLLYESLSRGSSVTRSEIQLALRNLPLELSTYPVMGEGPIPMGAVVVFEDLTAQRQLAQERRSAEQLQLLTQVVARIADEIKNPLVSINAFMELLGERYDDVSFRQHFTAVVGRDVRRLVQLFDKLAALVNEGDYKRDIVDMRTAIEECLVEMGVAELPVAPAAARLLTFTDETTQKLVTVNFSYEGTAFLVKGDRAMLKKAVAYLIWYLLRRTPGQEAKIAVAVSHLAAEEYLRITVASRTAEVRPDELQGIFDPIQVVQENLIDVGPCVSQRILEAQSGRLEVKQGRAEVTFAALLPAAHA